One Staphylococcus simiae genomic region harbors:
- a CDS encoding 5'-3' exonuclease: MTNRVLLVDGMALLFRHFYATSLHQQFMYNSQGVPTNGIQGFVRHIYTAIHDANPTHVAVCWDMGQSTFRNDMFDGYKQNRQAPPDELIPQFDYVKEISQQLGFVNIGVNNYEADDVIGSLAKQYSEHSDVYIITGDKDILQCVNPNVEVWLIKKGFSIYNRYTLARFKEEYGLEPLQLIDIKAFMGDTADGYPGVKGIGEKTAIKLIQQYQSVENVIEHINDLTAGQQKKINDNIDNLHLSKRLAEIYTDVPLDSDALFEDMTYAHSLNDILSICNEHELYVSGKYLASNF, encoded by the coding sequence ATGACAAATAGAGTATTACTTGTTGACGGTATGGCATTATTATTTAGACATTTTTATGCTACGAGCTTACATCAACAATTTATGTACAATTCACAAGGAGTGCCAACGAATGGTATTCAAGGCTTTGTCAGACATATTTATACGGCGATTCATGATGCTAATCCAACGCATGTTGCTGTGTGTTGGGATATGGGACAATCAACATTTCGCAATGACATGTTTGACGGCTATAAACAAAATAGACAAGCGCCACCAGACGAACTTATTCCACAATTTGATTATGTTAAAGAGATTTCACAGCAATTAGGTTTCGTTAATATAGGTGTTAACAATTATGAAGCGGATGACGTTATAGGTAGTTTAGCCAAACAATATAGTGAACATAGTGACGTCTATATTATTACTGGAGATAAAGATATCTTACAATGTGTTAATCCTAATGTTGAAGTATGGTTAATCAAGAAAGGTTTTTCTATTTATAATCGTTATACGTTAGCGCGCTTTAAAGAGGAATATGGACTAGAACCGCTTCAATTAATTGATATTAAAGCATTTATGGGAGACACTGCAGATGGTTATCCAGGTGTTAAAGGTATTGGCGAAAAGACGGCTATCAAATTAATTCAACAATATCAATCCGTCGAAAATGTAATTGAACATATCAATGACTTAACAGCAGGACAGCAAAAAAAGATTAATGACAATATTGATAATTTACACTTGTCGAAACGACTTGCAGAAATTTATACTGATGTACCTTTAGATAGTGATGCATTATTTGAAGATATGACGTATGCACATTCATTAAATGACATATTATCAATTTGTAATGAACATGAATTATATGTATCAGGAAAATATCTTGCTAGCAATTTTTAA